From Miscanthus floridulus cultivar M001 chromosome 15, ASM1932011v1, whole genome shotgun sequence, the proteins below share one genomic window:
- the LOC136506490 gene encoding serine/threonine-protein kinase BLUS1-like → MLRAAGLFAPAAAAPSSAMAPVNTASSGGSDEARYPLNAESYRLLCKIGSGVSAVVYKAVCLPLGSSAVVAIKAIDLERSRVDLDGVRREAKAMALLSHRNVLRAHCSFTVGSHLWVVMPFMGAGSLHSILRHGFPGGLPEPCVAVVLAETLRALCYLHGQGRIHRDIKAGNIIVDSDGAVKLADFGVSASIYETMHASASAATAAALGLGSSASCCFNDVAGTPYWMAPEVIHSHVGYGIKADIWSFGITALELAHGRPPLSHLPPSKSMLMRITSRLRLEETAAVSSKSNKFSRAFKDMVSACLCQEPAKRPSAEKLLRHPFFKACDRRSRAFLVRNVLAVVPSIEERCSKDDDDAGSDLCGCVGSSGGARCVSPCRRHADDVVVVKNRRISGWNFNEDNLEFDPTTEDPAVKKRCVPFENPVELDDSDSSTGDGDTRSSPQPPHGDDADRDHGKAAEAVGFKQRQQVVTRQLMAVLESLEKQRDMVTHVLQRTAGRFDDVVDSGNGGACGVTAPREEREEMLLGYVRQLEHTVEDLRKEVEEEMAWNARLEKMLRERVVISDDEKKINSSHTSAGDGSS, encoded by the coding sequence GAAGCGAGGTACCCGCTGAACGCGGAGTCGTACCGCCTGCTGTGCAAGATCGGGAGCGGCGTGAGCGCGGTGGTGTACAAGGCCGTGTGCCTGCCACTGGGCTCGTCggcggtggtggccatcaaggcgATCGACCTGGAGCGGTCGCGCGTCGACCTCGACGGCGTGCGGCGGGAAGCGAAGGCCATGGCGCTGCTATCCCACCGCAACGTGCTCCGCGCGCACTGCTCCTTCACCGTGGGGAGCCACCTGTGGGTGGTGATGCCCTTCATGGGCGCCGGCTCGCTGCACTCCATCCTGCGCCACGGGTTCCCCGGCGGCCTGCCGGAGCCGTGCGTGGCCGTCGTGCTCGCGGAGACGCTCCGCGCGCTGTGCTACCTCCACGGGCAGGGCCGCATCCACCGCGACATCAAGGCGGGCAACATCATTGTGGACTCGGACGGCGCCGTCAAGCTCGCCGACTTCGGCGTGTCGGCGTCCATCTACGAGACCATGcacgcgtcggcgtcggcggcgacggcggcggcgctggggCTCGGCTCGTCGGCGTCGTGCTGCTTCAACGACGTGGCGGGGACGCCGTACTGGATGGCCCCCGAGGTGATCCACTCACACGTCGGGTACGGCATCAAGGCCGACATCTGGTCGTTCGGCATCACGGCGCTGGAGCTCGCGCACGGCCGCCCGCCGCTCTCGCACCTGCCGCCGTCCAAGTCGATGCTGATGAGGATCACCAGCCGCCTCCGCCTCGAGGAGACCGCCGCCGTGAGTAGCAAGAGCAACAAGTTCTCCAGGGCGTTCAAGGACATGGTGTCCGCGTGCCTCTGCCAGGAGCCGGCCAAGCGGCCGTCGGCGGAGAAGCTCCTCCGCCACCCGTTCTTCAAGGCCTGCGACCGCCGCTCCAGGGCCTTCCTAGTCCGCAACGTCCTCGCCGTCGtcccgagcatcgaggagcggtGCAGcaaagacgacgacgacgcgggTAGTGATCTCTGCGGGTGTGTCGGTTCCAGCGGCGGCGCACGCTGCGTGTCGCCGTGCCGCCGCCACGCCgacgacgtcgtcgtcgtcaagAACCGACGGATCAGCGGCTGGAACTTCAACGAGGACAACCTGGAGTTTGATCCGACGACCGAGGACCCGGCGGTGAAGAAGAGGTGCGTCCCGTTTGAGAACCCGGTGGAGCTGGACGACAGTGACTCCTCCACCGGGGATGGAGATACACGGTCGTCGCCGCAGCCGCCGCATGGGGATGACGCCGATCGCGATCACGggaaggcggcggaggcggtaGGGTTTAAGCAGCGCCAGCAAGTGGTGACTCGGCAGCTGATGGCCGTCCTGGAGAGCCTGGAGAAGCAAAGGGACATGGTGACGCACGTGTTGCAACGCACCGCTGGCCGCTTCGATGACGTCGTCGACAGCGGCAATGGTGGCGCCTGTGGCGTGACGGCTCCAAGGGAGGAGAGGGAAGAGATGCTGCTTGGGTACGTCCGGCAGCTGGAGCACACGGTGGAAGACCTGAGGAAGGAGGTCGAGGAGGAGATGGCCTGGAACGCCCGGTTGGAGAAGATGCTGCGAGAGAGGGTTGTCATTAGCGACGATGAGAAGAAGATAAACTCATCTCATACGTCAGCTGGAGATGGGAGCAGTTGA
- the LOC136507141 gene encoding uncharacterized protein: MVDPIVGTKWLTKILMDGGSGLNIMHAKTLDEMGIDQTRVHPTRAPFHGIVPRKQAMALRKIDLPITFGDPSNYRMKTLTFEVVGFPATFHAILGRPCYTKFMAVPNYTYLKLKIPGPSGVITVDTSFQHAYECEVECCGHAAAIVASGELAAIKKVTKEAPDTKKSTGSSKIPAAPMARWCAWAPRFPLNKKMRSSTSSMPTRTSLCGNPWTCQAS; encoded by the coding sequence atggtcgacccgatcgtcggcacgaagtggctcaccaaaatactgatggatggaggcagcggcctcaacatcatgcatgccaagacgctcgatgaaatGGGCATCGACCAGACACGCGTCcacccaacccgagcacctttccacggcatcgtgcctagaaagcaggccatggcGCTTAGGAAGAttgatctgcccattacctttggggatccatccaattataggatgaaaaccctcaccttcgaggtggtcgggttccccgCAACCtttcacgccatcctgggacgtccatgctacacgaagttcatggccgttcccaactacacatacctcaagctaaaaataccGGGCCCTAGCGGGGTCATCACTGTCGACACCTCCTTTCAacatgcctatgagtgcgaggtcgagtgctgcggtcacgccgcagcaatcgtcgcctctggagagctcgccgccatcaagaaggtcaccaaagaagcgccCGACACCAAGAAGTCGACCGGGTCTTCAAAGATCCCGGCAGCCCCGATGGCAAGGTGGTGCGCAtgggcaccacgctttcctctaaataagaaaatgcgctcgtcgacttcctccatgccaacaaggacatctttgtgtggaaacccttggacatgccaggcatccTGA